Genomic window (Ananas comosus cultivar F153 linkage group 1, ASM154086v1, whole genome shotgun sequence):
GATGAAACTAGCCTAAACCGAAAAGATGGACATGAGTATTAAACAGTAAAGCCTGGTCATCAACTTCATTGTATAAATCATTAACGCATGTACCAAAATATGAAGCCAACAACGCTTCCTACACCGAAACCCTTGAGCTAATGGGTCTTGATCACTTCCAGTTGAGCACCACTAGAATAATTCTTCTCTACCACTCTTTGTTTGTGATACTAagcaaatcaaaatcaaacataATAATCATACACCTAACGTCACACAAATTACAAACATAACATTGGTAATAGATTACTAAGCACATTCTATGATTCCGAACCACCAAACAGATGAACTTCGCAATTAAGATAAATACTAACTAACAAAAAGAGGATCGATCTTAAGGAGGTTCCTAAGATTTCAACACTTCAAAATTTTCACTAAAAGTGCACATCACTTCTAACGAATCCCTCAATTTTATTTCACAATTTAGTGACGATACTCCACGTACTTACTAACCTAGTAATCTCCCGCTGAAAcgccaaaaccctaaaccttaacatctagagagagaaactgAGATCAAAAACCGAATTAAACATGTAAACATACTAAATTTACAATAACATACAACAATCGAAGCCCTAATAATCCATCCTACTCTACACCAAAatcagcaaaaagaaaaaaccaaacGAAAATTAGGGTTTGTCTACTCGAATCAGAAGGGTGAGAGGAAACGATTACCTCATCGTTGTGCGCGTTTGGATTCAGAGAGGGTTTGGGATCGAAGGGCGAAGGGGTTTCGGGGTGCGAAGTGGGAGGAGAGCGAGGGTTTATGTAGAGACGAAGAGGGcgaggaggggaggagggaaACGATCCTTCGATAGGAGTCTAGAGGATTCGATTCCCTCGTTCTGGCGCGTGCGTCGAGATCCGTGCGGGGGAGAGATCCGGGCCGTACGTTTGACGGAGGCGTTGGGGTTCGGTGACGTGGGCTTTTGATGGGCCGTGTGGATAATGCGTCGTACACTGCAAGAGGGGAAGGGTCAAATTGTACTGAGACCCACCAAACTGCGAGAAATTACTCAAatatcttcaaattttaaaatttttcaaaagttcAAACTTCAAACATGTGTttgttaatataaaaattgagcAAATGATGACACACTCAAAAACGATCCATTaatataagggaaaacttcaaaaaccctcatgtggtttcgtaatttctcactttggccccctgtggtttaaaatgtatcaatttgcccccctgtagtttcttttttctctttttcttatcaatttcattattttttttttcttaaatccgtgataaagttaaaattaaaggatactaaaatgaatatttgataaatttagatgaatatctgaagttttttgcatataatttaatgaaatattaacaaaaaaattaccGAAAGGATAAAAACGAAATCACAGGGggtaatttgatatattttaaaccacagggaggcaaagtgagaagctacgaaatcacagggagggtttttgaagtttttccttaatatAAGAAACTCAAATAATATACAAACACCAACCACATTATCAATCCAATGTAAAATCAAAAACTTCGCGAATTATTTTTTACACACAACAGAAGCCTCAAACTTGACATTTTGGAGCACAAGTGATGAACatgcagaaaataaatttgaagaaagaaaaaaagagaaaactctCGCAAACATGCACATTAAACAGTAACACGATAAACACGTAATTTTCAGATCGATTTAAAGCTCTGCATCCAGTTCTTGACCAGCTGACGCCGAGACGGTTCTCTTCACTTTCTCCTTAGTCTTGTGCATGGTCTCCCCAGCCGCATGGGCCGCAGATGCGGCCGCCTGCTCCACCGTCTCCTTCCCTGACTCGAAACTCCTCGCGGCCGCGTCCTTAACCACTTCCCCACTAGACGTACCCCTCCTATACCTCCTCGCCAGAAACCATATTCAATGCGTCAGTCAAACATTTTCACATTCCAAATAGATAAAATACTCAAACCAAATGGAGTCAAAATTATTGAATGTGAACTACAACCCCTGACGTTTCGAACCGGAACGATAGTGGCAATTGTTATTGTATTAGGCCTTTAAGATCTTTATTATAATTCAATCTCacaatttctataaaattcttGGGTTAAAGTAGATTGATATGCCCAAGTCACATGAGAATTCATTTAACAAAGAATACCAACCAAGCGGACAAAATTGCAAGAAGACGCGAATTGCCATGGTTAGAATGCAAAGGATGGGGATTAAACTGAAACCAAGCTAAAAGATTGAGGATCATGGTGCAATTTACTCTATAAGAGTTGGTTTTTAAGGGGAAGCTTTACCAGGATTCGGGCGGCCGAAAGTTCATCGAGGCCAGCTTGGCCCAGGCTTTGACAGCATCCCACCGGTTCATGAAGCCGGTGATGCCGATCGCCCTCTCGGCCGGGTCCGGCTGTTGCTTCGCTTCGACCACCTCCATATGTTCTCTTCTTTCTACATCTCTATCTCTTTGTCCATGCTCGTCTCCTCGGACTAGAGGGAGACTAAGTAGTAGAGAAACTACAAGGAACAGCAGTAGAACTGCAGTGATCCTTCGCACTGTAGCGTTGTTGTGATCCATATCGGTCACTTTTTGTTTTAAAGCAGGGCGGAAGACAAGTCTCTACCTGCTGAATCTAGAATATTACGATACTTATCTCTACTAACTGAAGCTTCCACGGGGaaggggaaaaaacaaaaaaaaacaaaaaaacaaatcacACTATCTTTAACTCTAGCTCTTATTCGTATTATCAACATAACTGATCCAATATATACAAGGTATTAAGTAAATATGACTTATCATATCCTAATACATTAGATACAtgttttttttgaaagagagaaagaCAACATGCTAactgtttcttttatttttattaaaaataaaaaaatatgaatcagctaaaattcaaacttgagacctcggataccaaccaccgagTTTTTTGCCAATTGCCTTTGATTTCTAGGAAAGAGAAGGTATAATTTTACAGTTGTGAATGCGGGTACTCGCAGAGACAACACTCCAACTTGTGTGGATTTCAAGTTGATGCAAAAAATTTGTGTTCGAAATTGCGATATCGTGCCATGTCCGAAATTGTCACCCCTAAAGTGTAATTGGTCCACAACTTCATTaatacaaattaataatgcatgtGACTACTATCTCAATTAATACCAAAACTTAACATCTACACAGGGAACAAACAGAATCAAAACCAAATTTGGTACCGAATTAAACTAAGATTCCAACAAATTTGAAGAATTAGAACTCTGATAACGTACACTGGATCAACaaattgaaatgaaataaattcaaaataaaattatatatgaaggTAGGGTCCCTTTCGAAATGgatcaaacaaaaacaaaaattagagAGGAGTATTATTACCTCATCCAAACGATTTgatgcggaggaggagaagaggaagaagagggagcGAGGGTGCGATGGGCTTTGGTTTGGGATGTATATGTTTCCGTTGCTCGGCACCGCGACGTGCCTGGAGATTCGTGCGAGGTTACGATCACGACCGTACATATGGCGAACGCATCGGGGTGACGTGGGCTTTAAGGCGGTGGATTCGGCAACAGTAGTGCTCTATCAGCTTTTGCTTTTGGcgtattacaaaattttttaaattaaaaagaaaacgaaaggtgaaaatgtatggatagtccctGTTCTAGCTAGATTTTACAACATGCTCCCTGTAAACTTAGACGGCCCAGATTGATCCCATCTCTCCGATATGCTCGTCACAGAGACGATATCGTACAGCTAATAAACTGCCACGTGTGTCCACGTCAGATCCTCATTTGCCTCCTCGTTCAAATTTCCATCTCCCTCCTATTTATATCCCCTTCTTACCGGGGGATCGAGAACTCAAACACGGAGATCGCGTGAGAGCGAGCGATCAAgcgaagtagagagagagagagagagagagagagagagagttcgatTTTTTGATCTACGGCCAAATGATGCGGAGCCATTCGAATCAAGGGTGATTCCGCAGTGATTCGACGATCTGATAGGTTTAATTTTGCATATGATTTCGCTTATTTCTCTCGATTCAGTTTCTCGATCTCATTCGATCAGATTGGGCtctttttttcatcaatttatcgttgtttttttggctttttgagTGCGAAGAACGCCGACCCTGAAGAATTGGGggattttaagttaaaatttggGAAAACCTTTTAGTGATTATTTAGTTTGAAGACTCTTAAGTTTCTGCTATTATTTCTTGATCCAAATGAAGTAAGTAGAATGATATTATTGCGATCTGTATAATTATATTTGCGAAATTAGAGTTAATCCTACTCGCTATGTTGTCCTGTTCGAAACTTCAAATCGAATTCTCAGCTacgtgggtttttttttttcttcttttaattcTCCCTAATTTTTCGATGTCCTCGGGAGATCCTATTTGATCATTTAGGCCCCGAAATGTTCTTTTACATTTCGAAATCGGAATGGTATCGAGGTAAATTCAGGGTAGTGTTGTACGTTATCTCGCAGGAGAAGATTAAGGAGCAAGGAAGACGATGGAGAGGTACTTCATGGTCGGACCGAGCGGCGACGATGACACCTCGGagagcggcggcgccgccgcctcgaATCTATGGCTCGACTCGCTCTCGGTGCGGCGGGGCCGCTTCTCCTCGCCCTCCCCCACCGCCGCATTCCTCGCTCCGGGCTCCAGCGACGGCTCCGGCGACCTCGACCCCGGCGTCCTCCGCTACGCCCGATcgcgcctccgcctccccccttcctccgcctccaccttgacctcctcgtcgtcgtcgaccTCGGCCGATTCCTCCGATTCAGCAGTGCGGAGGAAGCTGCagcggctcctccgcctccgatCGTCGTCTCCCCCGCCATTGGGGCCGGTGATCGAGAACGTGAGGAGGTACaggggcgcggcggcggcggcgccggtgaaggtggaggtggaggaggacgTGCTGGTGATGGACGGGGTGCTGGTGGGCGAGCCCGGCTCGAGCCGGCCCGGTCGATCGCTCGCCCCCGACTTCGCCTCGCCcggtagcagcagcagcttgtaCAAGACCGAGATCTGCCGCACGTGGGAGAACGCCGGCACGTGCCGCTACGGCTCCAAGTGTCAGGtaccacatctctctctctctttctctaatgTGACTCGTGAATGTTTAATGTTAGCACTAGATAGAGAATGTCTCGGGCTTAATTTTATGTCAATAATACAATTTGGTCACATAGCCCCTGCATCAGCGCCGAAGAGTAAATTTTAGAGGACTTGGAATTGTTCTtaggaagaaaataaaaaagaaagaggttCTAGCCATCGTAAATATAGTTCTTCATCCAAAGTTGACTAGTTAAATCATTGTAATCATCTGTTTGAATTTTTCAGCTAGCCCTATTGTCGGGAACACATCTCTCTCGCATTAgaggattaaatattattttaacatgTTGATATTAGCTAGGTTGTTTGAAGTTCAGATTGTGATATGTTATATGATTGTATGGTAATTTATGATCTGGTAAAAATTTCGGTGGCGATTTTCTTATTATAACTTGTCGGTCAACGAATTAAGGCTAGTTAGAAGTTTGGCCAAAATTTATTGAAAGGCATTAATTTGCAACCAATTCAATTACAAACCGGAAAAATAGTTTATTCACTTACCTTGCAGAAAAATGTACTATACAgttgataaatttagatattttaaacttcGAATAACAAATTGTCATCATGCCAAGAcaatttcttcaaaaaaaaaaaaaagaaaaaagaaaaaggttggCACGGTTGATGTACTATTATTCCTAAGCTCACAAGCTTAGAATCGTATTAGGGAAATACTGATCTTGTGGGGGGTGGGGGTAATAATGGCTTTTTAGGTAGTCAAAGTTACAAATCTCGCTGAAATTTTGTGCATTTGACTAAAGCATCAATATCTCTTCTTTGTTTCATATTCTGCAGTTTGCTCATGGGAAAGAGGAACTGCGCGTGATTCGACCTATGAAGCTAAAATCTGAGGTACTCTCCGGAAAATAATCTAAGTTATTTTTCGAAACCAATTTTATCCATTACACTCCATTTTTCCATGCATATACCAAGCAAAAATTTCTTAGATACAAATATATTCCAGCTACAATAGGAATCAATACatcttgatttcatttgaatcatTACCTTACAACAGTTGGAGAGGCAGAGCATCAGATCAGTCCCAGCCGCCGGTTCCGGCGTGCACGGCCCCCGATTCCGGTTCCTCCCACCGGCGCCACCCACGGCCCCCGCTCCTCCGGGACCTGCCGCTTTCAGCCCTAAACAAACAGGCGAACATTCCCTTCCCCCTGCATCAAAACCCGACATCCTAACATCGAAGGCGGAGTCTTCTCTCGCGCCAACTCCCCATGCCTCTCTTCCACCGCCGGATTCAACGTTCGCGTGGCCGCCATCTGAGGAAGAGGACACGTACATAACCCGCGTGCTCTACGGCCCCAGTTCGCGCCGGCGGCTCCCCGTCTTCGCGGACATCTGTCCAGAGTGAGTTCTTTCCTTTGAATCTTCATTTGATCGAATAAGCTTTTACTTTTAGAGAAAGTTTAAATGAGTTTTAGCAAAACATGGACGCGCCAGCAACTTTTATCTTCGTTATAATAGTCTTTCTTTTACTTTCGTAAATTATAGTCTACTATCATCTCTTGATCTTCGACAATCCCAATAGGATTACAAACAAGCATAACATTACTCAAACCAAAAATTAAGAACGAACGTTAGAGGTTAGCTATCGAGTCCCATCATTTGAATACATATTTGGGTGTGACTCATTGACTTATTTTGGTTGTCTAAATCCGGCCAGTGGGTGCGACAATTACGGCGGCGTTACGCGGATTAATTGCCGACCTAATGTATGTGTAGTCTATTGAGCCCATCACAAATTCACAAGGCTCCTAATTTTATAAAACCCCCTCTAGCTATTATATTCCTTACCTAAACTTTTGACCTTTTCTTCTGCAAAGTAAAATAACCCTTTTCTCTCGAAAATACTCAAATTATCTTTATAATTAATGTTAGAAGCTTCAATTTAAAAGTtgcttttttaaattaaaattttattttttttactgcaGTAGAAGCTCCGACTTTTTCTTTTCGGTGCATGGTAGTTACCCTctcaaaataattttgcaagatatttttttgatgtattttggatatTGGCTCTCTAAACTTTTTGATTGACTACTAAAATACGTGATTGGCTTTTAACTCCTTGCCtcctaataataaataaactgTGAATGGGTGGAGGCAACACATGATCGGTGATAGATGAAACTCATAATcataatgaataataataataataataataataataataggtatGTATCAACTAATAATCATAAATTTACGTGTCTGCGTCTTCTAGAGAAGTGTGTATACGAACAGTATTCGTACATCACTTGACTCTCCGCTCTTACCTAACTATCAATTTATTTGGTTCTACCTAATGCATTTAATCATAGTGTGATTTTTGATCCATCACATTTGGTTATCCTCGTTTTaaaccaaaaataataaaatgaatctGTTATTATTGTGGGCATACAACAAATCAATGTTGAGTTCAACAAATCtatttataaatatcaaatttagctGCATTAATAACATCAAACATGATTGatattaaaatagttttaaacaAAACTAACcaacattaaaaagaaaaacacaaaaaaaaaaacgctcCCCTCTGCCTAATCCAACGGCTCTCCTGCCAACTAATAAGAccaatttaaaaagaaaaaaagtaaaattacatAAACCATTCCCACCCTTTCAAACTGTTTAAATAGCAGCCGACCGTTGAAAGTCCCCCACAAGAGTCTCAGCTCCAAAACTCCAAACACAAGGAGAGAAACCAAAGgagagaaaaaaccaaaaaccccTTCTCGTTTTCCCTTTTCCTCCCCCATTTCACCTCAAAAACCAATCACCCCCAATCCAATCCCCAAATGGGTTGCTGCGTCTTCATCCGATGGCCCTCCTCGGTCCCTCGCCTCGGCTACGGCCCGATCGACGGTCACGACTCGTCGGACGAGGACGAGTCGGCGGCGGTGCGGGTGGTGGTGGGGAAGGAGAGGAGGGTGTTCCTGGTGGAGCCCTTCGTTCTCGAGAAGGACCCGTTTAGGGTTTTGATGGAGATGGTGAGGAACGGGGAGGGGAAGAGGAAGGGGTGGGATTTGAAGAAGGGTAAAGGTGCGATTTTTATCGATGTGGATTCGAttctctttgagcatatgttgtGGTTGGTCTGTAACGAGTGCTCCAATTCCTCTTCTTCTGTGTTTGTGCTTAATTTGAAGGAGATCATAGAGTTCTATTCTCAggataattaagaaaaaataaaaaaataaaaaaggagtaTGTatcctctctttatatatattcgTTGTTTTATGTATCTAGATATATGGTGATCGTTGGAACAGAAATTGTTAATATGAatataattaatcaaaaaatgtggaattttatttatttttcctcccTCTCTGAGATGACCCAGTTGGAAAAGTTACCGCGTTATGCCTCTTggttgttttttcttcttttttttttttctcagttcCAAATTTTGTTGTTTTAGTTTGCTATGTCAATTTGTGGTAAATTCACTCTTTTACGCTCTCTGAGATCAACCAGTTGGAAAATTACTGTTttatgccctttttttttggtttttttttattccaaatttTGTCTTTTAAGATTGATACGGTGGTTGCTAATAGTTCCATTTATTAGTgctacagaaagaaaaaaaaaatgtcaatatCATTAGTTGGAAACGAAGtgtcaataaataaattatttgttagTAGACAACTTCAAATGCTGGGGTGGCTGTTtgactttttattatttctcaagATAAAAACAATTGGATTGAATAGCTATCAAAGAGTGAAATAATTACATAACGTGTTATCTTGTATCACACAAGCTGCATCAGGTTGGACAACTATGTCTTCAAAATACTCCGCGTATCTTTCGCTGTGTCACGTTAGGGTGTATGTAGACGCCTTGGGCGAGTTTGGatgttaaaataaattattatccgatgataatttttttttattaatagtggtaattagaaaaaaaaaatccttgatTAAGTCTGTTGCAACGCCCCAAACATCATGATTTTTCGGTATGTTCTCATCTGTCCTCAGTGGTTGTTGACAATCATAATCTTTTGCTCAATAAACTATCATAagcttttttttcgttttcttttttccccgaGATATGCTCTCTGCTTTTCGGCCGTAATTAGTGGAGAAATGGACTGATTTAAGGTGCATGCATATAAGGAGTTTAGATTCCTTGGCAGGTTCTGCAAGGTGAAAGTAGTTTCAATCAATGTCATAAACAGTGTTGTGTGTCTCTCGAATTCTTAGTTTCAATACATTTTGAGTGAAATCTAAAAGAGAACCTCTTTGTAGAGTTTGCTACAGTAGCATAGGCAGTGATTATCCACCAGACCCAATGATTGTGAGCATACATAAGTTCCTGGGTTTGTTGGTAACCCAACTAGCCAACATCCAGGGGAAAAGCCACTTTGCAGAACAAAGAGGTTAAGGGCAAcataaaattccaaa
Coding sequences:
- the LOC109721263 gene encoding uncharacterized protein LOC109721263 isoform X2 — encoded protein: MDHNNATVRRITAVLLLFLVVSLLLSLPLVRGDEHGQRDRDVERREHMEVVEAKQQPDPAERAIGITGFMNRWDAVKAWAKLASMNFRPPESWRGTSSGEVVKDAAARSFESGKETVEQAAASAAHAAGETMHKTKEKVKRTVSASAGQELDAEL
- the LOC109721280 gene encoding uncharacterized protein LOC109721280, which gives rise to MGCCVFIRWPSSVPRLGYGPIDGHDSSDEDESAAVRVVVGKERRVFLVEPFVLEKDPFRVLMEMVRNGEGKRKGWDLKKGKGAIFIDVDSILFEHMLWLVCNECSNSSSSVFVLNLKEIIEFYSQDN
- the LOC109721255 gene encoding mRNA decay activator protein ZFP36-like; translated protein: MDGVLVGEPGSSRPGRSLAPDFASPGSSSSLYKTEICRTWENAGTCRYGSKCQFAHGKEELRVIRPMKLKSELERQSIRSVPAAGSGVHGPRFRFLPPAPPTAPAPPGPAAFSPKQTGEHSLPPASKPDILTSKAESSLAPTPHASLPPPDSTFAWPPSEEEDTYITRVLYGPSSRRRLPVFADICPE
- the LOC109721263 gene encoding uncharacterized protein LOC109721263 isoform X1; this translates as MDHNNATVRRITAVLLLFLVVSLLLSLPLVRGDEHGQRDRDVERREHMEVVEAKQQPDPAERAIGITGFMNRWDAVKAWAKLASMNFRPPESWYRRGTSSGEVVKDAAARSFESGKETVEQAAASAAHAAGETMHKTKEKVKRTVSASAGQELDAEL